In the Rhododendron vialii isolate Sample 1 chromosome 2a, ASM3025357v1 genome, aaacTGGGTGGCGactttgttttgatgataaccgctatcgtgtgacgatgttcctagccataggaatatccacgatcttggtttatgaagcaaacaaccaaacaaacaaacaatgatcaatctgtatggcgatgccccgtttaGGAGGTGTCTACAATGACACTTcagattctttcaaataaagcaGCGGGTTATTTAGAGCAAAAAATGGAGTTTATGGAGCAAATTTCTTCCTAACACCTAAGATTCATTCAAATAAGACAACCGATTTTCTGGACCAAATTTACCGACATGACTATTCAATGACTCATGAGATTGTGTGAAATAATGCAGCGGGTTATCTAGAGCGAAAAATGGAGTTTTTGGAGCAAATTTCTTCCTGACACATGtgattctttcaaataagacAACCGATTTTCTAGACCAAATTTACGGACATGACTATTCAATGACTCATGAGATTGTGTGAAATAGTGCAACGAGTTTTCTAGAGCAAAAAATGGAGTTTTTGTAGCAAATTTCTTCTTGACACCTGagattctttcaaataagacAACCGATTTTCTGAACCAAATTTACCGACATGACTATTCAATGACTCATGAGATTGTGTGAAATAATGCAGCGGGTTTTCTAGAGCGAATTTCTCACAGGACTTTTCAATAACAATGACACCTCAGAATCTTTCCAATCATTTAGTAGGTTTTCTGGAGCCAAAAAATGGGATTTTGGAGCAAAATTTTGTTATTATAACCCGTGCATGCTCAATTCTACGAACTACTATCCTCCATCATTCCATATCAAGTCTCTATCAAAGTTTTCCTTAACCACTTCTACGAACTACTATAGGTGCATCATTCCTTATCTAGTCTTTATCAATAATGAAATAACCCATCCAAAACCATTGTAGAATGGAAGATTCATCAGCTTATTTTGAAGATTTCACAGATCATTTTACTACGGACACaatgagatattttttgaaacatattttcCTATGTACAATGTGGGTAATGGTAATATTAGATGCTTAATGATTAAATTCAGCTTGTATTACTGATTTGTAACGTGATCTATTCAAACCTGTTTTGCATAGGTCTTTCCCATCGAAACAGTGTTAAGCGAGTAGTTGATCTCTACCGCTACGAAACACGGTTTTGGAATTATCATCAAGGGTTCAGAGTTAAAGACAACGAAGCGAAGACCGAGGATTAGATTTGCATGCCAAAGAAGTGGGAAGAGCCTACGTCAGACATGTTGCAATTTGAAATGTGAATGCCCATTTCAAGTAACATGTGTTAAGGAGGATAAAGGTTGGACTTTGATTGTATTGAACGGAACGCATAACCATCCATGTGCACTTCAAGAAGAGGGCCACCCACATAAGACGAGGTTGTTGTCCAAACATATAAAAATGATGGTTTAGATGTCATCGGAGATGCTCAAACCCAAAGAAATCCTACGTATAGTAAACCAAAAGGATGACTGCAAAATGGTGACAATCAAATCAGTCTACAGCGTTGTTACAAGCATAGGAATAAGCCCCCTcaacaaaagcccaaaaatGATTTGCCAATGAAGGATGACACAGACACGGACGTAGATTTCTTTGTAAGTAAGTTTAGCGCATACGATGTCCACATTCAGCAACAAATATTTGAGAGGCTGAAAGCACAAGTTATTGAAAAGGCCACAAAATCCgataaaggagaagaaaaaggaaagcatTTTTCGGAGAAGGTTCCTCAACCAAAAGTTATTGCAGAGGCTGTAAAGACCGacaaaggaaaaggatttgTTGTGGAAAAATGTCCTATTTCCCCATACATGAAATGGTTTTCGAtcgaaattaaaaaatacattgAGGAAATTATAGATGTTAAGGAGGATTGAAATTGTAGGTGTCGGGCAATAGCAGTTGGGTTAGGTCAtgattagggatggcaatcgggGCGAATATGGGGAATTccgtacccgatccccgaaaccgAACCCCTACCCATATTCGCCCCGATACCCGAACGGGTAGAGGAGTGgtgaaccataaccgaaccaaacgGGGTTCAGGTAATCCCCGAAACGAATGGgtaaccgagagagagagagagagagagagagggggattcGGCCAGATGATCAGCTGAAGCAGCATCGGATTTGTCACAACTCCATAAATCTTCCCCACCATTCATAGATTCTGACGAGCAAACCCTATTCTTCACTGTACCGTTTTCGATCGCTTTGCTTCAGAAATCTATACATCTGTCTTCAGTAAAAAGAGTGAAACCCATGGGCCATAAACATAAATCCACGATCCACTGATCTAAGCTCAAAATAAATAGATGTAATTAATCAAAAAGCAGCTtacaaacataaaagaaaaccAATTAGAGATTATGGGTactgagtgtgtgtgtgtgtgtgtgtgtgtgtgagagagagagagagagagagagagagagaatatggcAGAGGGCCATGATGGTCAACGGCAAAGGGGTGATGATTGGCGGAGGGGTGAGGCCGTGAGTCGTCGTAGATCGAGAGTGGGGGGTGGGTTTTTAGGTGTTGGGTCTGATGGCTGCATGGAGTGGAGGGATAATGATATGTGGAGACCAAACCCTAACATGTGTTATTATATATAAAGGGATAATTATGTAATTtccaagttttggttatttcggttcggttcggtttagTTCAGTTTGGGTATCGGTTTGGATAACAGATGAACCATAACCGAATCGATacccgttcggttatccaagacctcaaccatacccatatccacggggaaaatttcggttatggttcgggaaAAATTTCGGTTATcagttcgggtacccatcggtttgGTTCAAATTGTCATCCCTAGTCATGATGAAAAGGAATGGATAAACATTAGAAAGATATCGTTCACAGATTGGAACATTATTTTTCCCTTTACGAGGGGACATTCGGTGATAAAGAATTGGCAGAAGAGTTGCGCCATAATTTGAACTTCTATCGAAGTCTCGCTAGCTCCAGAGGATAGGATGATCATGCCAGAAATGGGTCACATCATAGCATCCATTTTTCAGGTGATGGTCGTCTTCTTATCGAATCATCAATGTCTTACGTTCCTCCCACTACAATATCCGCCCCTTCCCCCTGAGAGTCGACGTTTGATTGCGATCGGACATGTTAATGGAGATCACTTTGTAACGGTACATTTGCGACCGAATTCCCCCATCCCGCCTATTGCAAGGAATTGGTATATACATCACTACTCATTCGCGGATGGATGGGATACACAATATTCAAACAAGATCGAAGAGTTTAAAAGCATAGTGGGGAACGATGTGGCAAAGACAGACATAATTGAACTAGACTAGGTTGGCTGGAAGGACttttatgtaaaattttagTTCCTAGAACCTTATtgtaaaatatgaaatttatgcAAACCCATTCGCAGGTAATGTTCTATGTTTGTCTAGAGCATTGCCCGTCCGTATGGCAATCATCATTTAAATCTAAATTTGCACATACGAGTATTGTCTAGCGAATTATTTGTGCCTAGGAAAGTATCAAGAATGattcaaaccaaaaaatttacattttggTGCCCTACTTAGCATTCATATTTTCACGACATCCAATTATCATAAATATGCTAATAGTCATCCGCAATAAAACAAAAGTCATTTCACCACGGAAGGTAGTCCATAAACCATGGCCATAAAgtgtccaaaataaatacaactCCATAAAGTCCATAAAAAACAAGTCATAGAACACCAAGTCTCAAGTACAGTCACGGCATCGGCACCTAGTGTAACAACTCGAGTAACGATATGAACTAGGGCCTGATGTGCTGGCTTCAGCAGCCTCTGGTCCCCTCAAAGTCCTTCGCACTTCAATAAATGCTTGTCGCAGTTCATACGGGCAAGTTGAAGTCGTAgtctgtgggcacacgcccctaaaATCTTGTTTATAATCGAGTGCGCCCTTTTGAAGCGTGGCGAAAATCTCAATTCAAAGTCGCCACTTGGATTTTTGTGGTATGCCACTCAAGGAACCGAACTGGAAACATttgctacgtttgtttgattttgaaaagccATAGACTGGTTCgtcgtcaccttgatatctgaggttcgggagccaggtaaCGAGATgtgaagggttttaaggcacccttctcgcccaatctggagatcggtctctactcgggtatttgcaaaatatttggattctctctctctcattaatcaatttttagccaattagagtGGGGaatagttaaaggggattaaaactgtaacatgttggcaAGATGTGATAAAAGGCGTGCTcgctttattgaaacaattagtaaaggatgaaaacagactgttGTGAGAGTTTTAAACAGACTAGAAGACACTGCCTTGGAATGAAATACGTAGGAAAGAATCAAcgtgcactgatcaagtcactgcaaGTTGACTCTACCTGCGTGCACCACACCAACAGATTTATACACCAGTAAGTTTAACACCacaactcttattttcaaccctctaggctctggaaatgaccagtgcacacccaggacaaaccaagcagtatTATATACAAATAATATATAATTATAGACAACTTAAATGGGCTATAGAGCCACAAAATGAATggacaccccataaatagtgtggggacaaaacaaAGACCAAGGCCTAGTTACCCAATacaaaggccagccactggtcagGGTGCTACCTGCGTGCGCGGGTAAACCACTACAGCACGTAGGCTTGACTCCTTTGACTAGTGCTTGGTTTTATATTTTCTAGATTCTAAAACATATTCAAAAAGATCCCAGGGGTATTCCACAACAGTAGATATGATTATTGAAATTAAAACTAGTAGTTTTAACTAaagaaagtagtaaactggttttaacatgcttcacagtgatgaaaatggaaagaaagacatAAAATAGCAAGACCCCAGTCCCCACGATGTCCTACACGTGTTACCACATAGTGGCGTACGTGTCTTAAGGACTGGCGCACACTGGTCCTTGCTctaacgatttttgaaaccttgctagctttagggccaggactggtatcaattaccagccttgaccttgccagccccccttagggatcaaaataagaaaacagtaggtatgtTATACCTTTAGTTCTTGAGTTTGAAAGGATGATTGAGCTTTGTGGTTTGAGGTGTTTGAATGATGATTGAGTGTTTAGaggaggaagaacaagctatgttcttggatgTCCTTGTATCTTTTTGATTTGTAAAGAAGAGAGTACAAAATGGTAACCTTTTGAATTGAAGAAGTTGGTGACTTTGCAACCAACCTTGTAACCCCTTGGAAGactatgggggggggggggggggggggggggaatatgTAAACAGGAAAGGGGTGTAACCAGCCAAAGGAAGGCTGGTTGGCTTGGAGTGTAAGTCTCCCGGGAAAGGTGATGGGAGGCTTGAGTGAAAGGATGAAACATCCCCTGCCTTAAGATAAGCTTTCAGATGAATAAACAGAGTGTAAGGGTGCCTCAAAAGTCTTGTGTtcatggctgaataaaggtgatgggacaagGTTTGACCGGCATACGTTGGCAGTTGACCTACGTGCGTGGGTCCAAACATCACCAtgctggtcaacggtcaaagctgatcgatgactgacacgtggcaaccGGACCGGCGCACGCTGGTGTGGGACCAGCATATGCAGGGAGGGTTTTGGCTGAGGGTTCTTGGGTTAGGTTTAAAGGGGTTTAACCGCTCAAAGCTCAATTACACTAACATTCCTGGGGTGTTCTTAATCCATTTCATcgtcggggaatcaaataccataagtaaactaatctggaaagtccaaaataagGTGTCTACATAGTTCTAGTCCCACCCAAAACATTGTCCAAAAAGGCCAAAGCCGCTGCGTTACACTTTTCCGCACTCTCGATATACGACACCTCTACGGGACGGCGTGAGACCCTGAAGTGGGAGACCGTCCTAAACCAAGGAAGGTTTTCGGGGTGTGACTCCCACGGGATTTCAAGCCTAACCGCAACTCGTTTGTCCACATTCATGACATGATCCCGCCAATTTCCCATTGACCATCTGTGTACGCGTAGACCACACTATACAAATGACTATTAGCACCTCTACTACCTTGCAATGGAACTAACGGAGGCCTAGGGACCAACTGCACCGTGCCGAACTGCCTTAATACTTTATCAGTTAGGTATGGCTCAAGGACGCCCATGGAATGGATGTAGCCAACGTAAAAAACAATATCTGGGACTACTTGCCTGCACTCTGTGTACGGGTCAAAAACAAcctgcccaaaaaaaaattcatgttacaaaatataatttttttatttgaagatAAGTATCCGACTCAAAATAGTGCTTTGTATAGGTTTGGCAATGGCAATCACATGATTCTCGAATTTCTTTACATACTTAAGCTTTCCACTAACCTGACTAGGACGTAGATTGTCTAACATCCCACGATAGAGATCAATGGTCTCCATGGTAGTCTTCCGACGCGGCAACCAACGCACTGCTAGTGATAGGTCCTCTATGTAGGCTGGGTCCCTAGCATGTCGAAACATAGGAAAGTGCTCCTGAATCCATGCCTGCATTTTATTACACATAATACATATAAGTGATAATGATTAAATGGAATAAGAATACATCACAGTTATGAATGTGTCTGTGTCCGTATCCAAGTCTCACTCATAGTTGTCTATGTCCTGTGTCCATGTCCGACACGGTGTCCATAAAGTGTTGTCTATCCAACGTGTCATATTTGTTGCTAAGAACACATAAAGATAGTAAATTATGGGAAGCTACCGTTGTTCTAATGCTATCTCACAAAGTTCTTCTCGCTAAACCTTATTTCCTTCCTATTTCACAAATTTCTTCTCGCAAAACATGTAGTAGTAAACAACAAgataaaaaaatggaaaaccgATACACCAACTAGGAATAGGCAGATAAATTGGGGTGCATACTTGATATTTTCATGTGGAAGTGTCCGTGTCAGATGTAATCCAAATTCATttacaaaatataattgaaTATAACTACATACCTCCAACAAAGACATGTAGCCACTCAGCTGCTTGCAATTATGTCTGCTTGCTTGTTCAAGTTGTCTGTACAAATGGGCAAACCCTCCTACACCCCAAGCATATTCGTGAACTCGTCCTAAGTCCTCCAAAAAAGTGAGGTACTGAATAGAAACCGTCATCCCAGTCTTGTCAGCAAATAGAGTGCTGCCAAGGAGATAGAGCAAGTAAGCCCGTGCGCAACAATCAACCCTTTCGTCTTAAGTCCCCATCTAGCACCTCACTAAAAGTTGTCTTcaaccattcaaacaaaacgCGATTGTTTGTTGTAACTTCATCCACCGCAACATCCTCCGTCACACCAAAACACCTCTGTACCATTGCCAAACACTCCTCCCTCGTCCTATCCACTACGTGCATAGCTAACCCCTCCACTGGAAGCCCAACAAACTGCGACACATCATCCAGTGTAATAGTCTTCTCCCCAAATCCAAAGTGAAAGCTATTCATCTCCGGATGCCACCTCTCCATAAAGGCAGACAGTAACACTTTGTTGCAGTATGAAGAAATAACCTGAGAATGTGGAAACAACCCTGAACGTCTGACCCTCACAAGTAACCTCTCATTTGCTTCTGCTATTGACCACTTCTTTAAATTACGTCCGTGCGAGTGCAGTTTCAACAACGGTCGCTCCCTACCGCTCCAAATATCAGCAGCAACATAGTTCCTAAAATCCACTAACAAGGTTCGGTCTTATGGACCAACTACCTGGTCTACCTCCTATTGCCTCGCCTAACGCCCTCTCCCTCGTCCTCTCCCCCGTCATCTGCCTTGTGTTGTTTCCTGTATATTGCAAACAATAGTTTAGTCTAACAAATGAATTATAAAtgaaacataaacaaaaaaatctatagtagtagtagtagtagttgagTGAAATATATCTATCCAATTCAAAGCTAGAAACATAGAATCGTATTCTAAGTTTCATGTACCTCGTCCTTCTATTGATAGGACTCATGCTCATACTTCCGTACATTAGCATGTGGCTCATCCTCACAAATTTCATCATGTGGCTCATCCTCCCGTACATTAGCATGTGGCTCATCCTCCCGTACATTAGCATGTGGCTCATCCTCCCGTAGATCAGCATGTGGCTCATCCTTCTCtgctgtagacacctcccaaatgggacatcgccatacagattgatcactatttgtttgtttggttgtttgcttcttAAACTAAGATCATgaatattcccatggctaggaacatcaccacaTGATAgcagttatcatcaaaacaaagtcgtcacctagtttataaaaactaggaaaaatagatagagatttcgggtacgggagccaaaagtacaatgagGGAAATGTGTTAgccacccctctttgcccagtcgtgagactggcccataatcgttcgacataagattaatacatgcttcgtttaattctaaacaaataATCTGTTtatttagcctttaaacagCTAATGGTGAACAATACAATAATTGAAACATGTATCAGACGTAAGCAGAACAAAACAGATTGTACCAGGAAGATGGATCTCACGGCCAGTGAATAGATTTCAAGGTCGAAGGATCCTCCTGAATCAATGTACCAGTTGAGGGAAAGAAGTcctagccgatgttcttcctcacaccagactacaAGATTAATAGAAAATCAAAACGCTACGATTAGCATGTAAAGATTGTAAATAAATCAAACcaaaggcccctgggcctcaccaccttgatccctcagttgcttgattgcttcagattAGAGAggattgatttatttatttctcgaaaaccctagggttagggtttgtatttcggggtttgatcgtcggattgcggctgccttcggaagactagggcttttgtagagaggatatgagagagtatttGTGCGGAGTTTCGTGGCTATAAAGGGTGATTGATGATGTGAATTGTTGTTTTTGCCGTTGTGTGGGTGTATTTTCGGATTCCCaagtgcctctttatataggcaattgatgACTCATTCcgaccaatcaaatggcgtgaatcaataaggtagtatAGGGTTAGAAGATCTTTAGACGAATCTGCTTTCGTAGCCCGAACACATCagaatttggctgctagggttttggtgatcgcatcaaacgattgacagaacattccagaatttgGAAAATAGACAAACTAGCAACCGAGCAAAGGATCTGGCGGTCGAGTAATGGATTGTGTGGGCGAAGAATAGATTTGGCtgccgaggaatcaatctctcagggagattttcaagcaacatgtttcacggagtgaaagaatgaagttgaggccgtgagtCAATGTTACGGCTGAAagatggattctcctaggattctgtatttctgtctaaaaggctatttggctctgaattgggtcctctaagtggctaaaagtactcaccaaaagtccatgggtttACAAGAAGTCAATCATCCTTcattgtatccattcatcatcgggatggtccccaaggtgggacttgaaataatcgttaggccaaattggggtgtctacagatgcccctctttgactaaACTTAGACGGAttgcgagacatgtttaagtaagagtcaaagccaTAAAATAACTTCAATTTGGTCGAACCACTAttccaatgtttttttttttttgaaaaaggttttagttatggtcagGCCAGGAGGCTGCCTATGTATTCCACTAGGGAAATTCTGACCAATCGTAGTTCGAGGcactaaaagaaaaagtttggagggttagGGACAGAAGACATACTTTCAGGCTTTAAAAGCCGTAGTGTAACATACCTGGGCTATGCCAGAATTTTGGCGAAGAGTAGTTAAAGGAGCGCAGGCCTACCGGGGAAATTTTTGCGGAGAGCATCgttagtattttggggtagatcaatacacaacgggtgagtcgtttgcttttcttgatcatccttactttaaCAGAGGAGAGCTCGGTAGAGTAGtctatccttgcgaatgagcttgatggaatagatgtaattgggtggaatccaaaccattttCTAGAGACAATCAGACACTGGTTTTGAGATTTGGGGGCATGAGGCCAATAACTGGAGCACAGAGCTTGAGATGACAGAACCGAGGCACGGAGCCGATTGTAATCATGAGGCGAGAGCCTAAAGAGTTGAAGCTTTAAGCTTGAGGTGATACAACTGAGGCGTAGAGTCAGTTGATACTCAAGGCATAGAGCTTGAAGTGATAGAACCGAGGTGTAGAGCCAGTTGCAGTCTAAAGGTCTGTGCACGGAGCTTttccatcataaattttggcgtAAAGCCAGAGGATCGAGGCACTGGACCGATTAATAAAACCGAGGCGTAGAGCCAGTTGATTTCACGATTGACCTATGTCATGAgcgagagagagatgcaaaatatgtatgtgtgtatgaTGATGGTTAGATATGAATAGATATGTTAATGATGTAATTGTTGCAGACTCGATGTGATAATGGTGATGCAATATGTGCATGGGCCTGTGCGTGTGTGTTgatttaagcgttgagcttctttcaagttcaggacttgagcattcagagcgtagaactcgagcattcggagggtagaattcgagcattcaaagtacaggctttgagcatccagtacgcaaTGGTTGgacattcaagcgtagagcttgagcattcaagtgtacaACTtaagcatccagtacacagtgcTTGGGCATTcaaagagcttcgagcattcaaaatattagattttgagcattcaagcatagagcttaAGAACAAATGATATCTTGATGATTGCAacggcgtagagccgctgagtttgtgggcgtagagctgctgagtTTGCTTATGAGATGGTTATAAGTGTAGAGCCGTTGAGTATGAGGTagcgagcgtagagctgctgGGTGATTATGATAGTGAGCATAGGGCATTGAGCCGCTGGGTAATGGGCATGGACTATTGAGTTAACTTGATGGAGATGATGAGTTTGGAGCTGTTAAGATTgcgagcgtagagctgctgagatgGCGAGTACGGGCGTAGAGCCGTTGAGTGATAATGAGCATGGGCGTAGCCGCTAAGTACGAGCGTAGTAGTGAGCTTGAGGTTTTGCTGAATGGTTGAGGTAATGAGCACGGGCATAAAGCCGCTGAGATGGTGAGTATGGAGCCGTTGGATGAGCATAGAGCTACGGGTACTACTGAGCTGATGAGC is a window encoding:
- the LOC131317327 gene encoding uncharacterized protein LOC131317327, with the translated sequence MAIGANMGNSVPDPRNRTPTHIRPDTRTGRGVVNHNRTKRGSAPEDRMIMPEMGHIIASIFQVMVVFLSNHQCLTFLPLQYPPLPPESRRLIAIGHVNGDHFVTVHLRPNSPIPPIARNWYIHHYSFADGWDTQYSNKIEEFKSIVGNDVAKTDIIELD